In a genomic window of Leptolyngbya sp. SIO1E4:
- a CDS encoding NACHT domain-containing protein, with amino-acid sequence MKSETQAADAALFALDATIALRLSTVQEQIIRGTWAGLTYGAIAQQIGYDPDYLKYVGSQLWRELSAALGHPVSKSNLRAVIQQIQRQKNADQVSVPKAEISSRRIACDWADAPAVSHVYGRQREVDQLWQWCVEARCRLVVLQGQGGIGKTTLARHFAEQVAQCVEPHSFERVVWRSLRTAPRLTELLKALVMAVDEATISDLTASPPTSLGQWLALLINQLQQQRCLVVLDNGESLLQGQSSPGEYLDGYKDYQHCFEQIVAAPHQSCVVLTSRELPIGFESLRGRNNAVRVYAVPSLETAACQSLLAATGVVCEESESAQLSDRYGGNPLALKLVGTTIHELFEGQVNLFLASGTPLLQGIRQVLVQQFQRLLPLEKQVMDWLAIYREPVTLVELQHSFVHAPDLAELIEALESLWRRSLIEKAVATTANRSPRFTQQPVIMEYVTRCLIDGAVQELMAANQGGETTSTLLSATLNQYSLLIPTTADYLCNAQKRLILQPILAHLLRQCGGQPAVEQRLRAWLQTCQQFLAGYPGYAGGNGVNLLGLLNDTIKHLDCSGLALWRVDLRGQTFQQSNLTQAHFKAAVFTETFGSVLCVAFDPTGQWLAWGDTNGEIRLWHLETGQLQQTLTGHTSWARALAFHPTHPWLISGSNDHTLKVWEIATGECRHTLTGHEHWVRGLAINPSLPEAGPTLASGDANGVVCLWDLATGECLRQFSAHPQAVRSLTFHPDGHQLVTGSEDGTLKLWCVRTERYLRTFVGHEAAVYTVVYQADHLVSGGADGTIRFWDSRTGDSRRVLDGHQDAVWSLSLSVEQEILASSSADGSLRLWSLETGHCIRGLLGHRRWVLSVALRPALTAITSNEPAAAPMHLASGGYDQTVRLWNGTTGRCLQAIQGYTNGILALELAPDGAYLASGSQAGQISFWDIHTGQHQRSLPAHSEEIWALAFSPDGEWLASAGTASTIGIWHIPTGKCRYRLDANTYWVRSLAFSPDGQWLASAGIDRQIRLWEVATGQLARSLAGHRDHVWAVRFSPDGQWLASSSDDTTVKLWDWQQGQCVQTLQGHTSSVEKVVFSPQGDWLASVAGDGILCLWAIPTGQCQQRLTGHTNQIGQLAVSPDGRWLATGSLDQTVRLWAVNSGQCIQVLPHPSRLDTPIAFAPCPDHHLLVTGDAAGQLRLWDAPTGTCLRTWALSRPYEDLNITDAKGLTPAQRSSLRQLGAIDK; translated from the coding sequence GTGAAGTCCGAAACCCAAGCTGCTGATGCCGCCCTATTCGCTCTCGATGCCACGATCGCTCTGCGCCTGTCTACGGTGCAGGAGCAAATTATTCGGGGGACTTGGGCGGGGCTGACCTACGGTGCGATCGCTCAGCAAATTGGCTACGACCCTGACTATCTCAAATATGTAGGCAGTCAACTGTGGCGAGAGCTGTCAGCCGCATTGGGACACCCCGTCAGCAAGTCCAATTTGCGGGCGGTGATCCAGCAGATCCAGCGGCAGAAAAATGCCGATCAGGTATCCGTCCCCAAGGCAGAGATTAGCTCCCGCCGGATTGCATGTGATTGGGCAGATGCTCCGGCAGTATCCCATGTCTATGGTCGGCAACGGGAGGTCGATCAGCTCTGGCAGTGGTGCGTTGAAGCACGCTGTCGCTTGGTCGTGTTGCAAGGACAGGGAGGCATCGGCAAAACTACTTTGGCGCGGCACTTTGCGGAACAAGTCGCCCAGTGTGTCGAGCCGCACAGCTTCGAGCGCGTGGTGTGGCGATCGCTGCGCACCGCCCCCAGGCTAACCGAGTTATTGAAAGCGCTGGTCATGGCTGTGGATGAGGCGACGATCTCTGATCTGACGGCCTCACCGCCAACGTCACTCGGTCAGTGGCTTGCGTTGCTGATCAATCAGCTTCAGCAGCAGCGATGTTTGGTGGTGTTGGATAACGGCGAATCGCTGCTGCAAGGGCAATCATCGCCGGGTGAGTACCTGGACGGCTATAAGGATTACCAGCACTGCTTTGAGCAAATCGTTGCCGCACCCCATCAAAGCTGTGTGGTGTTGACCAGTCGAGAATTACCGATCGGTTTTGAATCACTGCGGGGTCGCAATAACGCTGTGCGGGTGTATGCAGTGCCGTCTCTGGAGACAGCCGCGTGTCAGTCCCTTTTAGCAGCGACGGGGGTGGTCTGTGAGGAATCAGAGAGTGCCCAACTCAGCGATCGCTATGGCGGCAATCCCCTGGCGCTCAAGCTAGTAGGGACGACCATCCATGAACTGTTCGAGGGGCAGGTAAACCTCTTCTTGGCTTCTGGAACCCCTTTATTACAGGGCATTCGGCAGGTACTCGTGCAGCAGTTTCAGCGCTTACTGCCCTTAGAAAAGCAGGTGATGGATTGGCTGGCCATCTATCGCGAACCGGTTACTCTGGTGGAATTGCAGCACAGCTTTGTGCATGCGCCTGATCTGGCTGAGCTGATTGAAGCGCTGGAGTCACTGTGGCGGCGATCGCTAATCGAAAAAGCCGTTGCGACGACGGCAAATCGGTCTCCTCGCTTTACGCAGCAGCCCGTCATTATGGAATATGTGACCCGGTGCTTAATTGATGGCGCGGTGCAAGAACTTATGGCGGCTAATCAAGGCGGAGAGACGACGTCTACCTTGTTAAGCGCGACCCTAAATCAATACAGCCTGCTCATTCCGACGACTGCAGACTATCTCTGCAATGCCCAAAAAAGATTGATTCTACAGCCCATTTTGGCTCACCTGCTCCGACAGTGCGGCGGCCAGCCAGCAGTAGAGCAACGACTGCGGGCCTGGCTACAAACCTGTCAGCAGTTCCTGGCCGGTTACCCCGGCTATGCGGGTGGCAATGGGGTGAACCTACTGGGTCTGCTGAATGACACCATCAAACATTTAGACTGTTCAGGATTGGCGCTGTGGCGGGTTGATTTGCGCGGCCAAACGTTCCAGCAGTCAAACTTGACGCAGGCCCACTTCAAAGCCGCTGTCTTTACCGAAACCTTTGGTTCAGTCTTATGCGTGGCCTTTGACCCCACCGGGCAGTGGCTAGCCTGGGGGGATACAAATGGTGAAATTCGCCTCTGGCATTTAGAGACCGGACAACTCCAGCAGACCCTAACTGGGCACACAAGTTGGGCGAGAGCCTTGGCATTTCACCCAACTCACCCGTGGTTAATCAGCGGCAGCAACGACCACACCCTCAAGGTCTGGGAGATCGCGACGGGAGAGTGCCGCCACACCCTGACTGGCCATGAACATTGGGTGCGAGGGCTGGCGATCAATCCATCACTGCCTGAGGCAGGGCCGACTCTGGCTTCCGGTGACGCCAATGGCGTCGTTTGCCTATGGGATTTGGCCACGGGTGAGTGTTTGCGACAGTTCTCGGCCCATCCGCAGGCGGTGCGATCGCTGACCTTCCACCCCGATGGCCACCAGTTGGTCACTGGCAGCGAAGATGGCACCTTAAAACTTTGGTGTGTCAGGACCGAGCGTTACCTGCGGACCTTTGTCGGACATGAAGCAGCGGTGTACACCGTGGTCTACCAGGCGGATCACCTGGTCAGCGGCGGGGCTGACGGCACGATCCGCTTTTGGGATAGCCGCACCGGCGACAGTCGCCGGGTTCTCGACGGTCATCAGGATGCGGTTTGGTCCCTTAGCCTCAGCGTCGAGCAAGAAATCTTAGCGAGTAGTAGCGCAGATGGTAGCCTGCGTCTGTGGTCACTGGAGACCGGCCACTGTATCCGGGGGTTGCTGGGGCATCGCCGTTGGGTCTTGTCCGTGGCGCTTCGTCCTGCCTTGACCGCTATCACCTCGAATGAGCCAGCGGCTGCCCCGATGCACTTGGCAAGTGGCGGTTATGACCAGACGGTGCGACTCTGGAATGGCACGACTGGGCGCTGTCTCCAAGCCATTCAGGGCTATACGAACGGGATTCTGGCGCTAGAGTTGGCACCGGATGGTGCCTATTTAGCCAGCGGCAGTCAGGCGGGACAAATTAGCTTTTGGGACATTCACACTGGCCAACACCAGCGATCGCTCCCCGCTCACTCGGAGGAAATTTGGGCCCTGGCCTTTAGCCCCGATGGCGAATGGTTGGCCAGTGCGGGCACCGCCTCAACCATTGGGATTTGGCATATCCCCACTGGCAAATGTCGCTATCGCTTGGACGCCAATACTTACTGGGTGCGTTCTCTGGCCTTTAGTCCCGATGGGCAGTGGTTGGCGAGTGCGGGCATCGACCGCCAAATTCGGCTATGGGAGGTGGCGACGGGTCAGCTAGCGCGATCGCTGGCGGGACACCGCGATCATGTTTGGGCCGTCCGCTTTAGCCCCGATGGTCAATGGTTGGCTTCCAGCAGCGACGATACCACTGTCAAACTCTGGGATTGGCAGCAGGGTCAGTGTGTGCAAACCCTGCAAGGCCACACCAGCTCAGTGGAAAAGGTCGTCTTTAGTCCCCAGGGTGACTGGTTAGCCAGTGTCGCTGGCGACGGCATCCTGTGTCTTTGGGCCATCCCCACAGGGCAGTGCCAGCAGCGGTTAACGGGCCACACCAACCAAATTGGTCAACTGGCTGTCAGTCCCGATGGTCGCTGGTTGGCCACCGGCAGTCTGGATCAAACGGTGCGACTGTGGGCGGTGAACAGTGGGCAGTGTATCCAGGTCTTACCGCACCCCTCTCGGTTAGATACGCCGATCGCCTTTGCGCCTTGTCCTGATCATCATCTGCTGGTCACCGGTGACGCCGCTGGACAACTGCGGTTGTGGGATGCCCCAACCGGCACTTGCTTACGCACCTGGGCGCTCTCTCGACCTTACGAAGACCTCAATATCACGGACGCCAAGGGACTGACGCCGGCACAGCGTTCCTCGCTGCGTCAACTGGGCGCGATCGATAAATGA
- a CDS encoding pentapeptide repeat-containing protein, translating into MDGESPLTTIALAAYFAGLWTLLLLGVWWPVSWRLRRSPQFGDVGLSSLVAAFLLGELTGILTPVNRLADNPLAATNNSLMLGAWLGAFLGATWLVMDGSKRLQQLGWLKFSHYLWQQLIAPPPPRASPHPTGSARLNFSGQDCRQRSFARQVLNGANFQNANLDGVDFSQAQLIGANFQGATAANANFHRCQIAGAIFDRALLKNASFSYAIGFIPGWRYGASLRHRWTRLIPAWVWLLLSYGVASITFLWLSASRAQLLLLELLLTCVAIVAVLVAASFWLLTQWSALSGIAVVALMINTSYLLSVHPAKHDLAVKVEVTMALAGGAIALLALMQKRWPTFGCGLGMLCGSSAIAFVPLIFRDQIPLPLLHSGIFSAWGLAIGHIAGSYFEQGICHFQEANLTGASFNHARLSWANFREASLAQTKFSHAITRGANFSASNQP; encoded by the coding sequence ATGGATGGCGAATCCCCCTTAACGACGATTGCACTAGCGGCTTACTTTGCGGGCCTCTGGACTTTACTGTTACTCGGCGTCTGGTGGCCGGTGAGTTGGCGACTGCGGCGATCGCCCCAGTTTGGCGATGTCGGACTGAGTAGTCTAGTCGCTGCCTTCCTGCTGGGAGAACTGACGGGCATCCTGACGCCTGTCAACCGTTTGGCCGACAATCCCTTGGCGGCGACTAACAACAGCCTGATGCTGGGCGCTTGGCTAGGCGCGTTTTTGGGAGCCACCTGGTTGGTAATGGATGGCTCCAAGCGGCTACAGCAACTGGGATGGCTAAAGTTTAGTCATTACTTATGGCAGCAACTCATCGCCCCGCCCCCACCCAGGGCATCGCCCCACCCAACGGGCTCAGCCCGGCTCAATTTCAGCGGTCAAGACTGTCGGCAACGCTCCTTTGCGCGGCAGGTGCTGAACGGTGCCAACTTTCAAAATGCCAACTTAGACGGCGTGGATTTTAGCCAGGCTCAGTTGATAGGAGCCAATTTTCAGGGGGCGACCGCTGCCAATGCGAACTTCCACCGCTGTCAGATCGCGGGCGCAATCTTCGATAGAGCCCTTCTCAAAAATGCCAGCTTCAGCTATGCCATTGGGTTCATCCCCGGCTGGCGCTATGGTGCCTCCCTACGACACCGCTGGACACGCTTAATACCGGCCTGGGTGTGGTTATTGCTGAGCTACGGAGTCGCCAGTATCACGTTTCTCTGGCTATCTGCCTCCCGTGCCCAACTGCTACTGCTGGAGTTGCTACTAACCTGTGTCGCGATTGTAGCCGTCTTGGTGGCGGCGAGCTTCTGGCTCCTGACGCAATGGAGCGCTCTCAGCGGCATCGCTGTGGTGGCACTGATGATAAATACCAGCTATTTGCTGAGTGTGCATCCCGCCAAGCATGATCTTGCGGTCAAGGTTGAAGTGACGATGGCGCTAGCGGGCGGGGCGATTGCCCTCCTGGCCCTGATGCAAAAACGCTGGCCTACCTTTGGTTGCGGTTTGGGAATGCTCTGCGGCAGTAGTGCCATCGCCTTTGTCCCCTTAATATTCCGCGATCAAATTCCCCTGCCACTGCTTCACAGCGGCATCTTCTCGGCTTGGGGATTGGCGATCGGGCACATTGCCGGTAGCTACTTTGAGCAGGGCATCTGCCACTTTCAAGAGGCTAACCTCACAGGCGCATCGTTCAACCATGCCCGTCTCTCTTGGGCCAACTTTCGTGAGGCTAGCCTAGCCCAAACAAAATTCAGCCATGCCATTACCAGAGGGGCCAACTTTTCAGCATCAAACCAGCCATAG
- a CDS encoding type IV pilin-like G/H family protein, translated as MSQSALLTVSVLTAFALGLMGCVPNLNESDNGAAPLRASPETKIVPLEDEVAEYPQAFEAKAQQTLNILQRAQQSHYLERRRFAASVEALSIGLEMADDAYTYTIEAGEVPHLITMTAAPKFDPLHSYTAAVAVSATGDRLETLTCESENPAPYPPTISGSGTEMSCSPGAQPLK; from the coding sequence ATGTCTCAGTCTGCCTTGCTGACCGTTAGCGTTTTAACCGCTTTTGCCCTGGGTCTGATGGGCTGCGTCCCCAATTTGAATGAGTCGGACAACGGGGCCGCGCCGCTCCGGGCCTCACCCGAAACCAAGATTGTGCCCCTCGAAGACGAAGTGGCCGAATATCCCCAAGCTTTTGAAGCCAAGGCTCAGCAAACCCTCAACATCCTGCAGCGGGCTCAGCAATCTCATTACCTAGAGCGGCGACGATTTGCGGCATCAGTGGAGGCGCTGTCTATCGGCCTAGAAATGGCGGATGACGCTTATACATACACGATTGAGGCCGGCGAGGTGCCCCACCTAATCACCATGACTGCCGCACCTAAGTTTGACCCGTTGCACAGCTATACGGCGGCTGTCGCCGTTAGTGCCACCGGCGATCGCCTCGAAACCCTCACCTGCGAGAGTGAAAACCCTGCCCCTTACCCGCCCACCATCAGCGGCAGCGGAACGGAAATGAGCTGTAGCCCAGGCGCTCAGCCGCTGAAATAA
- a CDS encoding pentapeptide repeat-containing protein, with protein sequence MTTLPPESNASPHERSEAETDPATPSSDQPRRRRTRRSSALDANPESSNSPGPSPTPTKAEPSKPDPVEPLQSAESVEAQSSDHHQESPKHQSFVFVENVEWTLSRMGKSHKVHLIQSGRDLTGYYTKINNDSRFNGTVTRKGDTIFVDFTQTSPTSTYRATQTGQLTQPNVISGDWEDNRGNHGQFLLRGRVIAPPPQAPPAQTPSDALKNEPLDLHETLRGGRAPTESESLSQPAEPPPSAPPSPATPVLRFPINRDWESFLAAASSLEMASMRRAKLAGFDLSGRDFSETDLSGADLRYCDLSGANFSEANLVEADLSYADLTGTNLKEANLTRAVLRHATLVETNLEWAGLAVSDLQHAEIRDCCLDQADFNDANLSHAILSGRVVRAKFTGTNLTGVTVERSLHLERCSCRRATFQHVIFGNFLLKGRSKKYRETRLIHCDFQHTDWMGASLEDVDFEGSSFRYACLDRTNLKGANFRNADLQHLDLRQVGILPEFRDVNLAGVKLNGKLGIGHFINTNLKGTKLTGFVAERRGGLLFKNVDIDKTTEWDAKFQLIWEVLNQGRREGLSGVDLSYADLSGVNWEGVDLSGSNLSHVRFKDGSLQGANLSGTDLSGAHIGADLSEANLSGAIVDQHTSMSRLARADLSGVDLGSMQLGGINLSGVNLAGIDLSGPSTRLHRAKFHQAILTHANFAKADLREVDFSEADLSGADLSGADLTGANLLQANLTNTNLSGATLTNARLDGNQ encoded by the coding sequence ATGACCACACTGCCACCTGAATCCAATGCTTCTCCTCACGAGCGATCAGAAGCCGAGACTGATCCTGCCACGCCATCCTCTGATCAGCCGAGACGACGGCGGACCCGGAGATCTTCGGCGCTTGACGCCAATCCAGAATCGTCAAACTCGCCAGGGCCATCCCCGACTCCCACAAAGGCTGAACCCTCGAAACCTGATCCCGTTGAACCGCTTCAATCGGCTGAATCTGTTGAGGCACAGTCATCGGATCACCACCAAGAAAGTCCGAAGCATCAATCTTTTGTCTTTGTAGAAAACGTTGAGTGGACCCTTTCTAGGATGGGGAAGTCCCACAAAGTCCATCTCATCCAGTCGGGTCGCGACTTGACTGGATACTACACGAAAATCAACAACGACAGTCGATTCAACGGTACTGTCACCCGCAAAGGCGACACCATTTTTGTTGATTTCACCCAAACCAGCCCCACCAGCACCTATCGTGCCACCCAGACCGGACAACTGACCCAGCCCAACGTCATCAGCGGTGACTGGGAAGATAATCGGGGCAATCATGGACAGTTTTTGCTGCGCGGGCGAGTCATCGCGCCACCGCCCCAAGCGCCACCCGCTCAAACTCCCTCAGACGCATTAAAAAATGAGCCGTTGGACTTGCACGAAACTCTGCGAGGGGGACGTGCGCCCACCGAGTCTGAGTCGCTAAGCCAACCCGCAGAGCCGCCACCCAGCGCCCCGCCATCTCCAGCTACTCCAGTGTTGCGATTCCCCATTAATAGAGATTGGGAGTCCTTTTTAGCAGCGGCATCCAGTTTAGAGATGGCTAGCATGCGGCGTGCAAAATTGGCCGGGTTCGACCTGAGTGGCAGAGATTTCTCCGAGACAGACTTAAGCGGCGCAGATTTACGCTATTGCGACCTGAGTGGAGCAAATTTCTCTGAAGCCAACCTAGTAGAAGCAGATCTCAGCTATGCCGATCTAACCGGCACCAATCTAAAGGAAGCTAACCTGACAAGAGCAGTCCTGAGACATGCCACGCTGGTCGAAACTAACCTGGAATGGGCCGGACTTGCCGTTAGCGATCTGCAACATGCTGAGATTCGAGATTGTTGTCTCGATCAAGCCGATTTCAACGATGCCAATTTATCTCATGCCATTTTGTCCGGCAGGGTTGTCCGGGCAAAATTTACGGGCACCAACCTTACTGGGGTTACGGTGGAGCGATCGCTGCACTTAGAGCGGTGTAGCTGCCGACGCGCCACCTTTCAGCACGTTATCTTTGGAAACTTTCTGCTAAAAGGTCGCAGTAAAAAGTACCGCGAAACACGTTTGATCCATTGCGATTTCCAACATACGGATTGGATGGGAGCATCGCTAGAGGATGTTGATTTCGAGGGGTCGTCGTTTCGCTATGCTTGCCTCGATCGCACCAATCTCAAGGGCGCTAATTTCCGCAACGCCGATCTGCAACATCTTGATCTGCGGCAGGTGGGCATTCTGCCAGAGTTTCGTGACGTGAACCTAGCCGGAGTTAAGTTGAACGGAAAGCTGGGTATCGGCCACTTCATCAACACCAATCTCAAGGGCACGAAACTGACTGGATTTGTGGCGGAGCGTCGAGGAGGTCTTTTATTCAAAAACGTTGACATTGATAAAACCACCGAGTGGGACGCTAAATTTCAACTAATTTGGGAAGTTCTCAACCAAGGACGGCGTGAGGGCTTATCTGGCGTTGATCTCAGCTATGCCGACCTGTCCGGCGTGAACTGGGAGGGAGTCGATTTGAGCGGTTCCAACCTATCTCATGTTCGGTTTAAAGACGGCAGCCTGCAGGGAGCCAACCTGTCGGGCACTGATCTCAGCGGAGCCCACATTGGAGCCGACTTAAGCGAGGCCAATCTCAGCGGAGCCATTGTTGATCAACACACGTCAATGAGTCGTCTAGCACGGGCCGACTTATCCGGTGTCGATTTAGGGTCAATGCAGCTAGGGGGTATCAACTTATCCGGTGTCAATCTAGCTGGAATTGATTTATCGGGTCCCTCGACCCGCTTACACCGTGCGAAATTTCATCAAGCGATTTTGACCCATGCCAATTTCGCCAAAGCCGATTTGAGAGAAGTGGATTTTAGCGAAGCAGACTTGAGTGGGGCTGATCTATCGGGTGCCGATCTGACGGGTGCGAATCTCTTGCAAGCAAATCTGACCAATACCAATCTTTCGGGTGCGACGTTAACCAATGCTCGGTTAGATGGAAATCAGTAA
- a CDS encoding transposase has translation MHWQAGKVQQHLRETGQITVAIQDGASFHRSRESQQHWSSWQEQGLFLFFLPPHSPQVNRIEEEWLHLKRHELSAQLLISI, from the coding sequence ATGCATTGGCAGGCTGGTAAAGTCCAACAGCATCTGCGAGAGACGGGGCAAATCACCGTTGCCATTCAAGATGGCGCTTCCTTTCATCGCAGTCGTGAGAGTCAGCAACACTGGTCGTCTTGGCAGGAGCAAGGTCTCTTTCTATTCTTCTTGCCACCCCATTCACCCCAGGTGAACCGGATTGAGGAGGAGTGGCTGCATCTCAAGCGCCATGAGCTCAGCGCTCAGTTACTGATTTCCATCTAA
- a CDS encoding helix-turn-helix domain-containing protein, with the protein MPAPLRTQLSEEEDHQLRQLSLSDGQAPVVKLRSMALRLNADGWNVPAIAKHLDQHEQTIRTTLKRRQKQGISGPWDALRSGRPRRWQVSD; encoded by the coding sequence ATGCCTGCTCCCTTGCGCACCCAACTCAGCGAAGAAGAAGATCATCAATTGCGGCAACTGAGCTTATCGGATGGCCAAGCGCCGGTTGTAAAGCTCCGGTCAATGGCATTGCGGCTAAACGCCGATGGCTGGAATGTCCCTGCAATTGCCAAACATCTTGACCAGCATGAACAGACCATTCGCACGACTCTCAAGCGGCGGCAAAAGCAAGGAATTTCAGGCCCGTGGGATGCGCTGCGCTCAGGTCGTCCGCGCCGATGGCAAGTTAGCGATTAG
- a CDS encoding PAS domain-containing protein, whose protein sequence is MSDVGQRYLHLFPICEGIVAWLYPHAEIVLHDLESDTIVRIWNNISRRNIGDASLIEEDVQLSKEADTYGPYEKTNWDGRTLKCVSSVVKDISGKRIGLLCLNLDISSFNALKGFIESFTLVTSPMPAVLSKNDWREQINEVLDIFLKEKNVTLEALTRSQKIAAIQCLDEHNLFATRNAAQHVANVLGVSRATIYNWLNKARNKQ, encoded by the coding sequence ATGTCTGATGTAGGGCAACGTTACCTTCATCTTTTTCCGATTTGCGAAGGCATCGTCGCGTGGTTGTATCCCCATGCTGAAATCGTTCTCCATGACTTAGAGAGCGACACGATTGTGCGGATATGGAATAACATCTCTCGTCGAAACATCGGTGACGCTTCTCTCATTGAAGAAGATGTTCAATTATCCAAGGAAGCGGATACCTATGGTCCTTATGAAAAAACAAATTGGGATGGACGAACACTCAAATGTGTCAGTAGTGTGGTCAAGGATATTTCTGGTAAGCGAATAGGCTTACTCTGTCTGAATCTTGATATCTCAAGCTTTAATGCACTGAAAGGATTCATAGAATCCTTCACATTAGTAACCAGTCCGATGCCTGCTGTTCTGAGTAAGAATGACTGGCGTGAACAAATAAATGAAGTTTTGGATATCTTTTTAAAAGAAAAGAATGTAACGCTCGAAGCGCTGACGCGATCGCAAAAAATTGCAGCCATCCAGTGTTTAGACGAGCACAATTTGTTTGCCACTCGTAATGCTGCTCAGCACGTCGCTAACGTTTTAGGTGTATCCAGAGCCACTATCTATAACTGGCTCAATAAAGCTAGGAATAAACAATGA
- a CDS encoding aminotransferase class I/II-fold pyridoxal phosphate-dependent enzyme, with protein sequence MKLNPFRIEEYYAKYEFSVQYMLSSSDAQSRKLVDLFEWEPTARKKLDDLWLGYTEAAGAPYLRETISTLYQKTRADDVLVTAAAEEAIFITYHALISSEDHVIVETPCYESALELARSTGATVSEWERYFEDSWANDFDSLIKLIRPNTKFIYINTPSNPTGTLMDKDVFVKLMALAEEQNIIVFCDEVYRELEHDPAARLPAAADLYSNAISLGSMSKSYGLPGLRLGWMICRNPEVIKKLMNFKLYTSICNSAPSEFMSDLALRHRDKLIERNLNILHHNLPLMKDFMVRHSNIFSWVEPQASPIGFPRVNVSEDIMHWCEKIAHEVGILLLPGSVYDQPRHIRISYGRSDMPEALHLLDNYLNQLAK encoded by the coding sequence ATGAAGCTAAACCCATTTCGGATAGAAGAGTATTACGCAAAGTACGAATTTAGCGTGCAATATATGCTCTCTAGCTCAGATGCTCAGTCACGCAAGCTAGTCGATCTTTTCGAGTGGGAGCCGACGGCTAGAAAAAAGCTGGATGATCTTTGGCTAGGTTACACAGAGGCCGCTGGTGCCCCTTACCTACGTGAAACCATCTCAACACTTTACCAAAAGACACGTGCAGACGATGTTTTAGTAACCGCCGCCGCCGAAGAAGCCATCTTCATTACCTACCATGCATTAATCAGCAGTGAGGATCATGTCATTGTCGAAACCCCTTGCTACGAGTCAGCACTAGAGCTAGCGCGTAGTACAGGGGCAACCGTATCTGAATGGGAGCGATACTTTGAAGACAGTTGGGCAAATGACTTTGACAGTCTGATAAAACTCATTAGACCCAACACCAAATTTATCTACATCAATACTCCCTCAAATCCTACAGGCACATTAATGGATAAAGATGTATTTGTTAAACTCATGGCGCTCGCTGAAGAACAAAATATTATCGTGTTTTGTGATGAAGTCTACCGAGAACTAGAGCATGATCCCGCTGCGCGTCTGCCTGCTGCTGCTGATCTATATTCCAATGCTATTTCACTAGGCTCAATGTCAAAGAGCTATGGCTTACCGGGCCTCCGATTAGGTTGGATGATATGCCGCAACCCAGAGGTTATTAAAAAGCTTATGAACTTCAAGCTTTACACCTCAATATGTAACAGTGCTCCCAGTGAGTTTATGAGTGACCTAGCGCTAAGACATCGAGACAAACTGATTGAGCGAAATCTAAATATCCTGCACCACAACTTGCCGCTCATGAAAGACTTTATGGTAAGGCATTCCAATATCTTTTCGTGGGTTGAACCTCAAGCGAGCCCCATTGGATTTCCAAGGGTCAATGTTTCTGAGGACATCATGCACTGGTGCGAGAAAATTGCTCATGAGGTCGGTATTTTGTTATTACCTGGAAGCGTCTATGACCAACCCAGGCATATTCGAATTAGCTATGGACGAAGCGATATGCCAGAAGCACTTCATCTCTTAGATAATTACCTAAACCAACTTGCAAAATGA